One Comamonas endophytica DNA window includes the following coding sequences:
- a CDS encoding ABC transporter ATP-binding protein, translating into MSRPHSSTLTTEGLGIRFGAFQAVGDVSLTLEPGARQALIGPNGAGKTTLINLLTGVYRPTSGRIYLDGQDITELRCDQRARLGLVRTFQINTLFPSLTPLESVVLAICEREGLGACWWKPVKRLTHVHDEAHAILRRLRLDALAEVRVDTLAYGKQRLLEIALAMAARPRILLLDEPAAGVPQGESSELFEVVAELPAEIGVLFIEHDMNLVFRFAQRISVLVAGQMLMEGTAAEVGADARVREVYLGKSTHIGGGHG; encoded by the coding sequence ATGAGCAGGCCGCATTCCTCGACATTGACGACCGAAGGCCTGGGCATCCGCTTCGGCGCGTTCCAGGCCGTGGGCGATGTCTCGCTGACGCTCGAGCCCGGCGCGCGCCAGGCGCTGATCGGCCCGAACGGCGCCGGCAAGACCACGCTGATCAACCTGCTGACCGGCGTGTACCGCCCGACCAGTGGCCGCATCTACCTCGACGGCCAGGACATCACCGAGCTGCGCTGCGACCAGCGTGCGCGGCTCGGGCTGGTGCGCACCTTCCAGATCAACACGCTGTTTCCCAGCCTCACGCCGCTCGAGTCGGTGGTGCTGGCGATCTGCGAGCGCGAGGGGCTGGGCGCGTGCTGGTGGAAGCCGGTCAAGCGCCTGACGCATGTGCACGACGAGGCGCATGCGATCCTGCGCCGGCTGCGGCTCGACGCGCTGGCCGAGGTGCGCGTGGACACGCTGGCCTATGGCAAGCAGCGGCTGCTGGAGATCGCGCTGGCGATGGCCGCCAGGCCGCGCATCCTGCTGCTCGACGAACCCGCGGCCGGCGTGCCGCAGGGCGAGAGCAGCGAGCTGTTCGAGGTGGTGGCCGAGCTGCCGGCCGAGATCGGCGTGCTGTTCATCGAGCACGACATGAACCTGGTGTTCCGCTTCGCGCAGCGCATCTCGGTGCTGGTCGCGGGCCAGATGCTGATGGAAGGCACGGCCGCCGAGGTCGGGGCCGATGCGCGGGTGCGCGAGGTCTACCTGGGCAAGAGCACGCACATTGGAGGTGGTCATGGCTGA
- a CDS encoding MFS transporter yields MPPSDDVPDSSAFSLRRIALPAFGPTLMFGIGEGAILPMIPLMARDLGASIPLAALMVTLLGLGSLLNNLPASYITMRWGERGAIIAAGFWSAAGMLLCLMTHRLELFALGCFMVGMSQSVYNIARQSYLSAAVPVGFRARALSTLGGVMRIGLFVGPFLAATVVHAFGMAAAFWVGIAGVVCASLIGMRVPDLPEPALPAGQAPVNTSWLGILKEHRRVFLTLGLAVLLVSAVRASRQAVLPLWADHLLLAPAAASLIYGLAGGIEMLLFYPAGKVMDTKGRRWVALPSMLIMGTALALVPFTTGFVSLLIVAMAIGFANGIGSGLIMTLGADHAPRHGRAYFLGAWRLMADIGSTAGPALVALLAAAVSLPLGVGATGAIAFTAAALMARWIPAPPAR; encoded by the coding sequence ATGCCGCCCTCCGACGACGTCCCCGATTCCAGCGCCTTCTCGCTGCGCCGCATCGCGCTGCCCGCCTTCGGTCCGACCTTGATGTTCGGTATCGGCGAGGGCGCGATCCTGCCGATGATCCCGCTGATGGCGCGCGATCTGGGTGCGAGCATTCCGCTGGCGGCGCTGATGGTCACGCTGCTGGGCCTGGGCTCGCTGCTCAACAACCTTCCGGCCTCCTACATCACCATGCGCTGGGGCGAGCGCGGCGCGATCATCGCCGCGGGCTTCTGGAGCGCGGCCGGCATGCTGCTGTGCCTGATGACGCACCGCCTGGAGCTGTTCGCTCTGGGCTGCTTCATGGTCGGCATGTCGCAGTCGGTCTACAACATCGCGCGCCAGAGCTACCTCTCGGCCGCGGTGCCGGTGGGCTTTCGCGCCCGCGCGCTGTCGACGCTGGGCGGGGTCATGCGCATCGGGCTGTTCGTCGGGCCCTTCCTCGCGGCCACGGTGGTGCATGCCTTCGGCATGGCCGCGGCCTTCTGGGTCGGCATCGCGGGCGTGGTCTGCGCCTCGCTGATCGGCATGCGCGTGCCCGACCTGCCCGAGCCGGCGCTGCCCGCGGGGCAGGCACCCGTCAACACCAGCTGGCTTGGCATTCTCAAGGAGCATCGCCGCGTCTTCCTGACGCTGGGCCTGGCGGTGCTGCTGGTCAGCGCCGTGCGCGCCTCGCGCCAGGCGGTGCTGCCGCTGTGGGCCGACCATCTGCTGCTGGCGCCCGCCGCGGCCTCGCTGATCTACGGCCTCGCGGGCGGCATCGAGATGCTGCTGTTCTATCCCGCGGGCAAGGTCATGGATACCAAGGGCCGGCGCTGGGTGGCGCTGCCCTCGATGCTTATCATGGGCACGGCGCTGGCACTGGTGCCGTTCACCACCGGCTTCGTCAGCCTGCTGATCGTCGCCATGGCGATCGGCTTCGCCAACGGCATCGGCTCGGGGCTGATCATGACGCTGGGCGCCGACCATGCGCCGCGCCACGGCCGTGCCTATTTCCTGGGCGCCTGGCGCCTGATGGCCGATATCGGCTCGACGGCCGGGCCGGCGCTGGTGGCACTGCTGGCGGCCGCGGTGTCGCTGCCGCTGGGCGTGGGCGCGACCGGCGCCATCGCCTTCACCGCCGCGGCGCTGATGGCGCGCTGGATTCCGGCGCCGCCGGCGCGGTGA
- a CDS encoding GTP pyrophosphokinase, which yields MPSLDFKLEKKLFRQFYDQHIDSLEEAKETFTALARSLLKQIPGLQLSKIEARVKDREECIHKFQSKYLLQLESAQQPYAIQEHVTDLIGLRIVCLYEDEVRQIKKVLSEHFEVIDTTDKSASLESTEGEFGYKGLHLDLRLGAARRSLPEYASYADARVEVQIRTIIQDSWSVLDHQIKYKKSIPGSLKRRINTLAALFELADREFREIRDATAHELAEAAGPNAYEELEAEEQPGAPAPDASAAATNEDGARAKPAPAPAAARGHQLDAFGFLRIANHFFNDFEFTPHKVDSFTQEINSFRPGFTRTGFNQSMRTHISTVKDYKKQFELLHPGDSMSPYEVIRHCMYLSDRNSFQHLLGADMRQAFEQWLSEEQGAS from the coding sequence ATGCCCTCTTTGGATTTCAAGCTTGAAAAAAAGCTGTTTCGCCAGTTCTACGACCAGCACATCGATTCGCTGGAGGAGGCGAAGGAGACCTTCACGGCGCTGGCACGTTCGCTGCTCAAGCAGATTCCCGGACTGCAGCTGTCGAAGATCGAGGCGCGCGTCAAGGACCGGGAGGAATGCATCCACAAGTTCCAGAGCAAATACCTGCTGCAGCTGGAGAGCGCGCAGCAGCCCTATGCGATCCAGGAGCATGTGACCGACCTGATCGGCCTGCGCATCGTCTGCCTCTATGAAGACGAGGTGCGGCAGATCAAGAAGGTGCTCTCCGAGCACTTCGAGGTCATCGACACCACCGACAAGTCGGCGTCGCTGGAGAGCACCGAGGGCGAGTTCGGCTACAAGGGCCTGCATCTGGACCTGCGCCTGGGCGCGGCGCGCCGCAGCCTGCCCGAGTACGCCTCCTATGCCGACGCGCGCGTCGAGGTGCAGATCCGCACCATCATCCAGGACTCCTGGAGCGTGCTGGACCACCAGATCAAGTACAAGAAGTCGATTCCCGGCAGCCTCAAGCGCCGCATCAACACCCTGGCCGCGCTGTTCGAGCTGGCCGACCGCGAGTTCCGCGAGATCCGCGATGCCACGGCGCACGAACTGGCCGAGGCCGCGGGCCCCAATGCCTACGAGGAGCTCGAAGCCGAGGAGCAGCCCGGCGCGCCGGCGCCGGATGCCAGCGCCGCCGCCACCAACGAGGACGGTGCCCGCGCCAAGCCCGCCCCCGCGCCTGCGGCCGCGCGCGGGCATCAGCTCGATGCCTTCGGCTTCCTGCGCATCGCCAACCATTTCTTCAACGACTTCGAGTTCACGCCGCACAAGGTCGACAGCTTCACGCAGGAGATCAACAGCTTCCGTCCGGGTTTCACGCGCACCGGCTTCAACCAGAGCATGCGCACGCACATCAGCACCGTCAAGGACTACAAGAAGCAGTTCGAGCTGTTGCACCCGGGCGATTCCATGAGCCCCTATGAGGTGATCCGCCACTGCATGTACCTGAGCGACCGGAACAGCTTCCAGCATCTGCTGGGGGCGGATATGCGCCAGGCATTCGAGCAATGGCTGAGCGAGGAACAAGGCGCTTCCTGA
- a CDS encoding exodeoxyribonuclease III: MFKLTSLNLNGIRSATSKGVESWIAATAPDCICVQEVRAQAADMAGRFEVLAELRGHFHFAEKKGYSGVGIYSRHAPSDVVSGFGSHEFDVEGRYVEARFDTPARKLSVISAYFPSGSSGELRQNAKFRFLAEMHAHLMRLKGEREFVLCGDLNIAHQNIDLKNWRSNQKNSGFTPEERAWMSALLHTTEPTGGLVDVYRRLRPDTTDDCYTWWSNRGQAYAKNVGWRLDYHLATPAMAQLARTEQIYKEVKFSDHAPITIGYEYAL; encoded by the coding sequence TTGTTCAAATTAACCAGCCTCAACCTCAACGGCATCCGCTCCGCCACATCCAAAGGCGTGGAGTCCTGGATCGCGGCCACTGCGCCGGATTGTATTTGCGTGCAGGAAGTCAGGGCCCAGGCGGCCGATATGGCCGGGCGCTTCGAGGTGCTGGCCGAGCTGCGCGGGCACTTCCATTTCGCCGAGAAGAAAGGCTATTCGGGCGTCGGCATCTACAGCCGGCACGCGCCCAGCGACGTGGTCAGCGGCTTCGGCTCGCACGAGTTCGACGTCGAGGGCCGCTATGTCGAGGCGCGCTTCGACACGCCCGCGCGCAAGCTGTCGGTCATCAGCGCCTACTTCCCCAGCGGCTCCTCGGGCGAGCTGCGCCAGAACGCGAAGTTCCGCTTCCTGGCCGAGATGCACGCGCACCTGATGCGCCTGAAGGGCGAGCGCGAATTCGTGCTCTGCGGCGACCTCAACATCGCGCACCAGAACATCGACCTGAAGAACTGGCGCAGCAACCAGAAGAACAGCGGCTTCACGCCCGAGGAGCGCGCCTGGATGAGCGCGCTGCTGCACACCACCGAGCCCACGGGCGGCCTGGTCGACGTCTACCGCCGCCTGCGCCCGGACACCACCGACGATTGCTACACCTGGTGGAGCAACCGCGGCCAGGCCTATGCGAAGAACGTCGGCTGGCGCCTGGACTACCACCTGGCCACGCCAGCCATGGCGCAGCTCGCGCGCACCGAGCAGATCTACAAGGAGGTGAAGTTCTCGGACCATGCGCCGATCACCATCGGCTACGAGTACGCGCTTTGA
- a CDS encoding ABC transporter substrate-binding protein: MNRVNRRLVIAAACAITVLQAAPALAQEVLKVGLVAEMSGPFADFGRQMEAGIKLYQKQHGDTVAGRKVVVVTKDVAGPNPELAKRLATELIVREKVQLLAGFGFTPNALSVAPLATQAKVPMLVMNAASSGLTAKSPYMLRTSFGYDQIVPPIAQWARKEGVKKAYVLVADYAPGHDAEAAFIQSFKAAGGEIVGTVRTPVMTVDFAPYIQRIKDAQPDALFTFVNAGDVAPALMKEFREKGLHDAGIRLIGTGDIVFESAFDAIGDKGQGVVTSYPYSMRHASPLNQQFVAGFQQIAPGHSSRPTIMAVSAYDGMAALYAALKKTGGKSDGPALMQAFKDLAWESPRGPVRLDAQTRDIVQTHYIRRYEKVGAEFGNTEIGKVGP; encoded by the coding sequence ATGAATCGAGTCAACCGTCGCCTGGTGATTGCCGCCGCCTGCGCCATCACCGTCCTGCAGGCCGCCCCGGCCTTGGCCCAGGAGGTTCTCAAGGTCGGCCTGGTCGCCGAGATGTCGGGCCCCTTCGCCGACTTCGGCCGGCAGATGGAGGCCGGCATCAAGCTCTACCAGAAGCAGCATGGCGACACCGTCGCCGGGCGCAAGGTCGTGGTCGTCACCAAGGATGTGGCCGGCCCCAACCCCGAGCTGGCCAAGCGCCTGGCGACCGAGCTGATCGTGCGCGAGAAGGTGCAACTGCTTGCCGGCTTCGGCTTCACGCCCAACGCGCTGTCGGTCGCGCCGCTTGCCACCCAGGCCAAGGTGCCGATGCTGGTGATGAACGCCGCCTCCTCTGGCCTCACGGCCAAGTCGCCCTACATGCTGCGCACCTCGTTTGGCTACGACCAGATCGTGCCGCCGATCGCGCAGTGGGCGCGCAAGGAGGGCGTGAAGAAGGCCTATGTGCTGGTGGCCGACTACGCGCCGGGCCACGATGCCGAGGCGGCGTTCATCCAGTCCTTCAAGGCCGCGGGCGGCGAGATCGTCGGCACGGTGCGCACGCCGGTCATGACCGTGGACTTCGCGCCCTACATCCAGCGCATCAAGGACGCGCAGCCCGATGCGCTGTTCACCTTCGTCAATGCCGGCGACGTCGCCCCGGCGCTGATGAAGGAATTCCGCGAGAAGGGCCTGCACGACGCGGGCATCCGGCTCATCGGCACGGGCGACATCGTGTTCGAGTCGGCGTTCGACGCGATCGGCGACAAGGGTCAGGGCGTGGTCACTTCCTACCCCTATTCGATGCGCCACGCATCGCCGCTGAACCAGCAGTTCGTTGCCGGCTTCCAGCAGATCGCGCCCGGGCACAGCAGCCGCCCGACCATCATGGCGGTCTCGGCCTATGACGGCATGGCCGCGCTGTACGCGGCGCTGAAGAAGACCGGCGGCAAGTCCGACGGCCCGGCGCTGATGCAGGCCTTCAAGGACCTGGCCTGGGAAAGCCCGCGCGGCCCGGTGCGCCTCGACGCGCAGACGCGCGACATCGTGCAGACGCATTACATCCGGCGCTACGAGAAGGTCGGCGCCGAGTTCGGCAATACCGAGATCGGCAAGGTCGGGCCATGA
- a CDS encoding amidase family protein, translated as MSLPDSLAALSAQQLLAGYRARAFTPVQVLQDLLAAIGGDAFNAFAFIDTAGALRDAQASAERWQRGAPLGPLDGVPVSIKDLVTVAGWPIRRGSQLSPPQVSAGDAPAVAHLRRSGALLLGKTTTTEMGCAIHADGPVHGRTLHPLAPGRCVGGSSCGAAAQLAAGWGPLALGSDAGGSVRIPGSYAGLAAFKPSFGCIPMGPASAFAEFAHLGPMARSVGDIALAMQVLGQPDARDPASLHARAASVPEEGAALRIGHCLRIGPDAGLDAAIATAMQTLLAQLKGRTWRGRQIELLPIDLGDLWLADALWQTWCARVFEACLHLSAAQIAQLGPDMQRQQAQGQALTGLQLATARRTLREGAQRLHELFAGLDLLLTPSTPGAAPAAGDFVHDAHPDAEALRASGNWLAATPFSHPFNVTQQPALSMPWGHDAQGLPFGLQLAGRRYADALVLDFGAALEQWIKE; from the coding sequence ATGAGCCTGCCGGACAGCCTGGCGGCGCTGTCCGCGCAGCAGCTGCTCGCGGGCTACCGCGCGCGCGCCTTCACGCCCGTGCAGGTGCTGCAGGACCTGCTCGCGGCCATCGGCGGCGATGCCTTCAACGCCTTCGCCTTCATCGACACCGCGGGCGCGCTGCGCGACGCGCAGGCCTCGGCCGAACGCTGGCAGCGCGGCGCGCCCCTGGGTCCGCTCGATGGCGTGCCGGTATCGATCAAGGACCTGGTCACGGTCGCGGGCTGGCCGATACGCCGCGGCAGCCAGCTGTCGCCCCCCCAGGTCTCGGCCGGGGACGCGCCCGCGGTGGCGCACCTGCGCCGCAGCGGCGCGCTGCTGCTGGGCAAGACCACCACCACGGAAATGGGCTGCGCGATCCATGCCGACGGTCCGGTGCATGGCCGCACGCTGCATCCGCTGGCGCCGGGCCGCTGCGTTGGCGGCTCGAGCTGCGGCGCCGCGGCGCAGCTGGCTGCCGGCTGGGGGCCGCTGGCGCTGGGCAGCGACGCGGGCGGATCGGTGCGCATTCCCGGCTCCTACGCGGGGCTGGCGGCGTTCAAGCCCAGCTTCGGCTGCATTCCCATGGGGCCGGCCAGCGCCTTTGCCGAATTCGCGCACCTCGGGCCAATGGCGCGCAGCGTCGGCGATATCGCGCTGGCGATGCAGGTGCTGGGCCAGCCCGATGCGCGCGATCCGGCTTCTCTTCATGCGCGCGCCGCGTCCGTGCCCGAGGAGGGCGCGGCGCTGCGCATCGGCCACTGCCTGCGCATCGGCCCCGACGCCGGGCTCGACGCGGCCATCGCAACGGCAATGCAGACGCTGCTCGCGCAGCTGAAGGGCCGCACCTGGCGCGGCCGGCAGATCGAGCTCCTGCCCATCGACCTTGGCGATTTGTGGCTGGCCGACGCACTGTGGCAGACCTGGTGCGCGCGTGTCTTCGAAGCCTGCCTGCACCTGTCGGCCGCGCAGATCGCGCAGCTGGGCCCCGACATGCAGCGCCAGCAGGCACAGGGCCAGGCGCTCACGGGGCTGCAGCTGGCCACCGCGCGGCGCACGCTGCGCGAGGGCGCGCAGCGCCTGCATGAACTGTTTGCCGGGCTCGATCTGCTGCTCACGCCATCCACGCCCGGCGCCGCTCCCGCAGCCGGCGATTTCGTGCATGACGCGCACCCCGACGCCGAGGCGCTGCGCGCCAGCGGCAACTGGCTTGCCGCCACGCCGTTCTCGCACCCGTTCAATGTGACCCAGCAGCCCGCGCTGAGCATGCCCTGGGGGCACGATGCGCAGGGCCTGCCCTTTGGCCTGCAGCTGGCGGGCCGGCGTTACGCCGATGCGCTGGTGCTGGACTTCGGCGCCGCGCTCGAGCAATGGATCAAGGAATGA
- the pyrE gene encoding orotate phosphoribosyltransferase, with amino-acid sequence MVIGDARQDDKNLLALEFVRFAVDAGVLRFGEFKTKAGRMSPYFFNAGLFDDGAKMGRLAEFYAKAILASGIEFDMVFGPAYKGIPLAATVAVELARQGRNVPFAYNRKEAKDHGEGGSLVGAPLQGRVLIIDDVMSAGTAARESIALIKAAGATPHAVAIALDRQEMATENGQDVPHSAVQYVRNQLGMQVCTIANLADLLVYLDQSMGNAGQSMEEHHARVLAYRQRYGVDDKG; translated from the coding sequence ATGGTGATAGGTGACGCGCGTCAGGACGACAAGAATCTGCTGGCGCTGGAATTCGTGCGGTTTGCCGTCGACGCAGGCGTGCTGCGCTTTGGCGAATTCAAGACCAAGGCCGGGCGCATGAGCCCGTATTTCTTCAATGCGGGCCTGTTCGACGATGGCGCCAAGATGGGCCGGCTGGCCGAATTCTATGCAAAAGCCATCTTGGCAAGCGGCATCGAGTTCGACATGGTGTTCGGCCCGGCCTACAAGGGTATCCCGCTGGCCGCGACGGTCGCCGTGGAGCTCGCGCGCCAGGGCCGCAACGTGCCCTTTGCCTACAACCGCAAGGAAGCCAAGGACCATGGCGAGGGCGGCAGCCTGGTCGGTGCGCCGCTCCAGGGCCGGGTGCTGATCATCGACGACGTGATGTCGGCGGGCACGGCGGCGCGCGAATCGATCGCGCTGATCAAGGCCGCGGGCGCGACGCCGCATGCCGTGGCGATCGCGCTGGACCGCCAGGAAATGGCCACCGAGAACGGCCAGGACGTGCCGCACAGCGCGGTGCAGTATGTGCGCAACCAGCTCGGCATGCAGGTCTGCACGATCGCCAATCTCGCCGACCTGCTGGTTTATCTGGACCAAAGCATGGGCAATGCAGGACAATCCATGGAAGAACACCATGCGCGCGTGCTGGCCTACCGCCAGCGCTACGGAGTCGACGACAAGGGGTAA
- a CDS encoding ABC transporter ATP-binding protein has product MAEFLAFEGVSAGYGEAVVLDQLGFALAEGKSLAILGRNGVGKSTLLETLMGNTRVMAGRVLWRGRDITRLPSHQRVHAGLGWVPQEREVFPSLTVEENLTVVARKGAWNLQRVYALFPRLRERRANYGNQLSGGEQQMLAVGRALMTNPQLLLLDEPMEGLAPIIVEELAEAIRRMCAQEGLASIVVEQHPVLTLAMTDEVIVLERGKVIHQGTSRALADDSALLDRMLGVTLAA; this is encoded by the coding sequence ATGGCTGAATTTCTCGCATTCGAAGGCGTGAGCGCGGGCTACGGCGAGGCCGTGGTGCTCGATCAACTGGGCTTCGCGCTGGCCGAGGGCAAGAGCCTGGCGATCCTGGGGCGCAATGGCGTGGGCAAGTCGACGCTGCTCGAGACGCTGATGGGCAACACCCGCGTCATGGCCGGGCGCGTGCTCTGGCGCGGCCGCGACATCACGCGCCTGCCCTCGCACCAGCGCGTGCATGCCGGCCTGGGCTGGGTGCCGCAGGAGCGCGAGGTGTTCCCCTCGCTCACGGTGGAGGAGAACCTCACGGTGGTGGCGCGCAAGGGCGCCTGGAACCTGCAGCGCGTGTATGCGCTGTTCCCGCGGCTCAGGGAGCGCCGCGCCAACTACGGCAACCAGCTGTCGGGCGGCGAGCAGCAGATGCTGGCCGTGGGCCGCGCGCTGATGACCAATCCGCAACTGCTGCTGCTCGACGAGCCGATGGAGGGCCTGGCGCCGATCATCGTCGAGGAGCTGGCCGAGGCCATCCGGCGGATGTGCGCGCAGGAGGGCCTGGCCTCGATCGTCGTCGAGCAGCACCCGGTACTGACGCTGGCCATGACCGACGAGGTCATCGTGCTCGAGCGCGGCAAGGTGATCCACCAGGGCACGAGCCGGGCGCTTGCCGACGACAGCGCGCTGCTCGACCGCATGCTGGGCGTGACGCTGGCCGCCTGA
- a CDS encoding type 1 glutamine amidotransferase, which produces MKPVGIFQHTEVGAPGSIPGLLAELGVPARVLRIVDGEAVPQDPQASSGLVFMGGYMAVHDDLPWIAQELALIRRAVALGIPVIGHCLGSQLLATALGAEVTRAERSEIGWSRIGVAPGALAQEWFGQPAGEQLLTFQWHGDTFGIPPGAERIAGSAHCPNQAFVADGRHLAIQSHLEMTPALVALSVERNGAQMERQEAAGNPACSPRAEVLDDLDARTAEMRATLKRLYERWIQGLRA; this is translated from the coding sequence ATGAAACCCGTTGGCATCTTCCAGCACACCGAGGTCGGCGCGCCCGGCAGCATTCCCGGGCTGCTGGCCGAGCTGGGCGTGCCCGCGCGCGTGCTGCGCATCGTCGACGGCGAGGCCGTGCCGCAGGACCCGCAGGCATCCTCCGGCCTGGTGTTCATGGGCGGCTACATGGCCGTGCACGACGACCTGCCGTGGATCGCGCAGGAACTGGCGCTGATCCGCCGCGCGGTGGCGCTGGGCATTCCGGTGATCGGCCACTGCCTGGGTAGCCAGCTGCTGGCCACCGCGCTGGGCGCCGAGGTCACGCGCGCCGAACGCAGCGAGATCGGCTGGTCGCGGATCGGCGTGGCGCCCGGCGCGCTGGCGCAGGAATGGTTCGGCCAGCCTGCGGGCGAGCAACTGCTGACCTTCCAGTGGCATGGCGACACCTTCGGCATTCCACCGGGCGCCGAGCGCATCGCCGGCAGCGCCCACTGCCCCAACCAGGCCTTCGTCGCCGATGGCCGGCATCTGGCCATCCAGTCGCATCTGGAGATGACGCCCGCGCTCGTGGCGCTGAGCGTCGAGCGCAACGGCGCGCAGATGGAGCGCCAGGAAGCCGCGGGCAACCCCGCCTGCAGCCCGCGCGCCGAGGTGCTCGACGACCTGGACGCGCGCACCGCCGAGATGCGCGCCACCCTCAAGCGCCTCTACGAGCGCTGGATCCAGGGCCTGCGGGCCTGA
- a CDS encoding DUF4124 domain-containing protein, protein MQWMPIIAGGWALAAAVVAAPAMAQNPPEAGIYSCTDAQGRRLTADRPIVACLDREQRVYGRSGVERARVGPSLTDAEREAQALQRRQQLQAEQRARDELRRQRALAYRYPDQAAHDAERAAAIAQIDDLAALAQRRAQDLRAERRKLDSEMEFYARDPARAPAALRRQLALNDESQAEQARYLAAQEQEKRRIHQRFDAELAQLRQLWAPAP, encoded by the coding sequence ATGCAGTGGATGCCGATCATCGCGGGGGGCTGGGCACTGGCGGCCGCCGTGGTGGCGGCACCGGCCATGGCGCAGAACCCGCCCGAGGCCGGTATCTACAGCTGCACCGATGCGCAGGGCCGGCGGCTCACGGCCGACCGTCCGATCGTTGCCTGCCTGGACCGCGAGCAGCGCGTGTATGGCCGCTCGGGCGTGGAACGCGCGCGCGTCGGCCCGTCCCTCACCGATGCCGAGCGCGAGGCGCAGGCGCTGCAGCGCCGCCAGCAGCTGCAGGCCGAGCAGCGTGCGCGCGACGAACTGCGGCGCCAGCGCGCGCTGGCCTACCGCTATCCCGACCAGGCTGCGCATGATGCGGAACGCGCGGCGGCCATCGCCCAGATCGACGACCTGGCCGCGCTGGCGCAGCGCCGCGCGCAGGACCTGCGCGCCGAGCGCCGCAAGCTCGACAGCGAAATGGAGTTCTACGCCAGGGACCCGGCGCGCGCGCCGGCGGCGCTGCGCCGCCAGCTCGCGCTCAACGACGAATCGCAGGCCGAGCAGGCGCGCTATTTGGCGGCGCAGGAGCAGGAGAAGCGCCGCATCCACCAGCGCTTCGATGCCGAACTGGCGCAACTACGGCAGTTGTGGGCTCCGGCCCCCTGA
- a CDS encoding SGNH/GDSL hydrolase family protein, whose translation MRCPWNGDIMRKTYLATLLAACFLSACGGGSSSTPETPPAVVQPTQPTEPAKPRFARQISFGDSLSDVGTYAVGTVKTLGGGKFTINGGATAEIWVEQLARQLSLAAPCAAQTGLGGDAQMGFSVPVTDHAGCFGYAQGGARVTNDVGPTHKSTGSPLGALTVPVAKQVSRHLERSGGKFQADDLLLVMAGGNDLLYELQLLRAEAEAAGAAAGQRAFDNSLARALATGAPDPDALVADILAAMASQRAIAGSSNEQVIGTGVGIAIFGTGNLDLLDIAVVASMVQQALAEGEGAGKAAVPVYIQGKVPTLVGAMVKAGTELAALVKNQMLANGAPYVLVNNLPDVAGTPSGRAMDAAVQPLVKAMAEAFNEQLRIDLASEPRVLLVDAYALTQEAAANPAAFGLTNVTETACDLSVEKNRLQSSLACNASNLKPGDVSRYAYADGEHPTPFFHNVLTNRVLEEMKKKGWQ comes from the coding sequence ATGCGCTGCCCTTGGAACGGAGACATCATGCGCAAGACTTACCTGGCCACCTTGCTGGCCGCATGCTTCTTGAGTGCCTGCGGTGGAGGCAGTAGTTCCACTCCCGAAACGCCCCCCGCCGTCGTACAGCCCACTCAGCCCACGGAGCCGGCCAAGCCGCGCTTTGCCCGGCAGATTTCCTTTGGCGACAGCCTGTCGGACGTGGGCACCTATGCGGTGGGCACGGTCAAGACGCTGGGCGGCGGGAAATTCACCATCAATGGCGGCGCCACCGCTGAGATCTGGGTCGAGCAGCTGGCCCGGCAGCTGAGCCTGGCAGCACCCTGCGCCGCGCAGACCGGACTGGGTGGCGATGCGCAAATGGGTTTCTCCGTGCCGGTGACGGACCATGCCGGGTGCTTTGGCTATGCCCAGGGCGGCGCCCGTGTCACCAATGACGTGGGCCCGACGCACAAGAGCACCGGCAGCCCGCTGGGTGCCCTGACCGTGCCGGTGGCGAAACAGGTTTCCCGCCATCTGGAGCGTTCGGGCGGCAAGTTCCAGGCCGACGATCTGCTGCTGGTGATGGCCGGTGGCAATGACCTGCTGTATGAGCTGCAATTGCTTCGCGCCGAGGCCGAGGCCGCAGGAGCGGCCGCGGGTCAGCGGGCCTTCGACAACAGCCTGGCCCGGGCACTGGCAACCGGCGCTCCCGATCCGGACGCTCTGGTCGCGGACATTCTTGCGGCAATGGCCTCCCAACGCGCCATTGCGGGGAGCTCGAATGAACAGGTGATCGGGACGGGTGTGGGCATCGCCATCTTCGGGACCGGGAACCTGGACTTGCTGGACATAGCTGTCGTCGCATCGATGGTGCAGCAGGCGCTTGCCGAAGGCGAGGGCGCAGGGAAGGCAGCGGTACCCGTATACATCCAGGGCAAGGTGCCCACGCTCGTGGGCGCCATGGTGAAGGCGGGCACCGAACTGGCCGCGCTGGTGAAAAACCAGATGCTTGCCAACGGCGCCCCATACGTGCTCGTCAACAACCTGCCGGACGTGGCCGGCACCCCGAGCGGCCGCGCAATGGATGCAGCGGTCCAGCCCTTGGTCAAAGCCATGGCCGAGGCCTTCAACGAGCAGCTGCGCATCGACCTGGCAAGCGAGCCCCGCGTGCTTCTGGTGGATGCGTATGCGCTGACCCAGGAGGCCGCGGCCAACCCCGCCGCATTCGGGCTGACCAACGTGACCGAGACGGCCTGCGACCTGTCGGTGGAAAAGAACCGCCTGCAGAGTTCGCTCGCCTGCAATGCGTCGAACCTGAAGCCGGGCGACGTCAGCCGCTACGCCTACGCCGATGGCGAACACCCGACGCCGTTCTTCCACAACGTGCTGACCAACCGCGTGCTGGAAGAAATGAAGAAGAAGGGCTGGCAGTAA